The following are encoded together in the Microtus pennsylvanicus isolate mMicPen1 chromosome 8, mMicPen1.hap1, whole genome shotgun sequence genome:
- the LOC142856573 gene encoding uncharacterized protein LOC142856573 — protein sequence MHRMESVTLEDVAVKFTSREWALLDSSQKTLYRDVMGETLLNFMSIEKGLEQNIEENYKDLCRSLRTQLIEKDCGYEYNIQCDDNLEPILKNMVNEDMPPAITGYESQLHVRSIIGHSFSPVYLRNQAKGEQYHCKESFIHQKHWENTSHSESLQVLETFPREKPYKNQQCKEAFRNLLSDQPHKRTQCGDKLNGKILRSYTCSAEDNGIHTEVKSFAHNHSEEVFIDSSDLITPEKSHIGEKKYTCKQCGKTFKYASCFEKHKVTHTGEKPYACKQCGKAFTSSSWCNTHERGHNGEKPYMCKHCGKAFRSSSYCSIHERIHTGEKPYACKHCGKTFAIMRSRNCHEKIHTGEKIYVCKLCGKSFLSPTSCSIHERIHTGEKPYTCKHCGKTFASLTGCITHERSHTGEKPYTCKHCGKAFNNCSYRNVHERIHTGEKPYACKYCGKTFVILGSLITHERSHTGEKPYACKHCGKAFSQASYRNIHERIHTGEQPYACKHCGKTFAILSSRNTHEKLHTGEKPYVCKHCGKAFISSIWCSAHERGHTGEKPYACKHCGKTFAILSSRNCHEKIHTGEKPYTCKHCGKAFTSSGYRNKHERAHAGEKP from the exons ATGCACAGAATG GAGTCTGTGACCTTGGAGGATGTGGCTGTGAAATTCACCTCAAGAGAGTGGGCTTTGTTGGATTCCAGTCAAAAGACACTCTACAGAGATGTGATGGGGGAGACACTTTTGAACTTTATGTCCATAG aaaaaggaCTAGAACAAAACATTGAAGAGAACTACAAAGATCTCTGCAGAAGTCTGAG AACTCAGTTGATTGAGAAAGATTGTGGATATGAATATAATATTCAGTGTGATGACAACCTTGAGCCAATTCTAAAGAATATGGTTAATGAAGACATGCCTCCTGCAATAACAGGATATGAAAGCCAGTTGCATGTAAGAAGCATCATTGGCCATTCATTCTCACCTGTATATCTCAGAAACCAAGCTAAAGGGGAACAATATCACTGTAAGGAGTCCTTTATACATCAGAAACATTGGGAAAATACCAGTCATTCTGAATCACTTCAGGTACTTGAAACTTTTCCCAGAGAGAAACCTTATAAGAATCAACAATGTAAGGAAGCCTTTAGGAATCTCCTTTCTGATCAGCCTCACAAGAGAACACAATGTGGAGATAAACTCAATGGGAAAATATTAAGAAGCTATACATGTAGTGCAGAAGATAATGGAATCCATACAGAAGTGAAATCATTTGCTCATAACCACAGTGAAGAAGTCTTCATTGATTCCAGTGACCTTATCACCCCTGAAAAAAGtcatattggagagaaaaaataCACTTGTAAACAATGTGGGAAAACATTTAAGTATGCTTCATGTTTTGAGAAACATAAAGTaactcacactggagagaagccttatgCATGTAAGcagtgtggaaaagccttcacCAGTTCTAGCTGGTGCAACACTCATGAGAGGGGTCACAACGGAGAGAAGCCTTACATGTGTAAGCACTGTGGAAAAGCCTTCAGAAGTTCCAGTTATTGCAGCattcatgaaagaattcacactggagagaaaccttacgcATGTAAGCATTGTGGCAAAACCTTTGCCATTATGAGGTCTCGTAACTGTCATGAGaaaattcacactggagagaagattTATGTATGTAAACTTTGTGGGAAAAGCTTCCTTAGTCCCACTTCTTGCAGCattcatgaaagaattcacactggagagaaaccttacacaTGTAAGCACTGTGGCAAAACCTTTGCCAGTTTGACTGGGTGTATCACTCACGAAAGAAGTCACACTGGGGAGAAGCCTTACACATGTAAACACTGTGGGAAAGCTTTCAACAATTGCAGTTATCGGAACGttcatgaaagaattcacactggagagaaaccttatgcatGTAAGTACTGTGGCAAAACTTTTGTCATTTTGGGTTCTCTTATCACTCATGAAAGAagtcacactggagagaagccttatgCATGTAAGCACTGTGGAAAAGCCTTCTCCCAAGCCAGTTATCGTAACattcatgaaagaattcacactggagagcAGCCTTACGCATGTAAGCACTGTGGCAAGACCTTTGCCATTTTGAGTTCTCGTAACACTCATGAAAAacttcatactggagagaagccttatgTGTGTAAGCATTGTGGAAAAGCCTTTATCAGTTCTATTTGGTGTAGTGCTCATGAAAGGggtcacactggagagaaaccttatgcatGTAAGCACTGTGGCAAAACATTTGCCATTTTGAGTTCTCGTAACTGTCATGAGaaaattcacactggagagaagccttacaCATGTAAGcattgtgggaaagccttcaccaGCTCTGGCTATCGTAACAAGCATGAAAGGGCTCACGCTGGAGAGAAACCTTAA